One genomic window of Myxocyprinus asiaticus isolate MX2 ecotype Aquarium Trade chromosome 5, UBuf_Myxa_2, whole genome shotgun sequence includes the following:
- the LOC127441619 gene encoding divergent protein kinase domain 2A-like isoform X1: MLRILSLKFGRVYRCGKFLFIIALFVILLMNTHNFFASFQRNELTDRRFIGLNKCPACFGTSWCRKFMNGQVTFETWGRLRFLDFFNVKNVYYAQYGEPREGTRRVVLKRLGSNQELAEIDQKICKRATGRPRCDLIQGMYKTEFARLNGDVRLLTPEVVEGWSDLVHCPSQRLLDRVVRRYAETKDSGSFLLKNLKDTERMQLLMTLAFNPEPLVLQSFPSDEGWPFAKYLGACGRMVAVNYVGEELWSFYNAPWEKRVDLAKQLMDIAEQLTNNDFDFALYLLDVSFDNFAVGPRDGKVIVVDAENVIVADKRLIKQNKPENYDVWYESRYEECDKEACLSFSKDILCSRVTVDHNYYAICQNLLSRFATWRGTTGGLLHDPPLDIVKDGHLTALLDECTRPQKHYGRFQAAKELREYLTHLTQLSNTNR; the protein is encoded by the exons ATGCTGCGGATACTGTCGCTCAAATTTGGCCGCGTTTACCGATGTGGCAAGTTCCTATTCATCATAGCGCTTTTTGTTATCCTGCTGATGAACACTCATAACTTTTTCGCCTCTTTCCAGAGGAACGAGCTTACAGACCGCCGATTCATCGGCCTCAACAAGTGTCCGGCCTGCTTCGGTACTAGCTGGTGCCGCAAGTTCATGAATGGCCAGGTGACCTTTGAGACGTGGGGTCGCTTGCGCTTCCTAGACTTTTTCAATGTAAAGAATGTTTATTATGCTCAATACGGAGAACCCAGGGAAGGAACCCGCAGGGTGGTGCTCAAACGCTTGGGCTCTAACCAGGAACTGGCAGAGATTGATCAGAAGATATGCAAAAGAGCCACTGGAAGACCACGCTGCGATCTTATTCAGGGTATGTACAAAACTGAATTTGCCCGACTTAATGGGGACGTGAGGCTTCTGACTCCTGAGGTAGTGGAGGGCTGGTCGGATCTGGTGCACTGTCCTTCTCAGAGGCTTCTAGATCGAGTGGTCAGGAGGTATGCTGAGACCAAGGACTCTGGAAGCTTCCTGTTGAAGAACCTGAAGGACACGGAGCGAATGCAGCTGCTAATGACTTTGGCCTTCAACCCCGAGCCTCTTGTGCTGCAG AGTTTCCCCTCTGATGAGGGCTGGCCATTTGCCAAATACCTGGGGGCCTGTGGTCGGATGGTGGCAGTGAATTATGTGGGTGAGGAGCTCTGGAGCTTCTACAATGCACCCTGGGAGAAAAGAGTGGATCTGGCCAAGCAGCTGATGGACATCGCCGAGCAGCTGACCAACAACGACTTTGACTTTGCCCTTTATCTCCTGGACGTCAGCttcgacaactttgccgtcgggcCCCGTGACGGCAAAGTCATCGTCGTTGATGCGGAAAACGTCATCGTGGCGGACAAGAGATTGATAAAACAGA ATAAACCAGAGAACTATGATGTCTGGTACGAGAGCCGCTATGAGGAATGCGACAAAGAAGCCTGTCTCTCCTTCTCCAAGGACATCCTCTGCTCACGAGTCACCGTTGACCACAACTACTATGCTATCTGTCAGAACCTGCTCTCCAGATTCGCCACCTGGCGAGGCACCACTGGTGGTCTCCTCCACGACCCCCCGCTTGACATAGTGAAAGACGGGCACCTCACTGCCCTCCTTGATGAGTGCACGAGGCCTCAGAAACATTACGGTCGCTTCCAGGCAGCTAAAGAACTGCGGGAGTACCTGACACATCTCACACAGCTGAGCAATACAAACAGGTAG
- the LOC127441619 gene encoding divergent protein kinase domain 2A-like isoform X2, whose product MVAVNYVGEELWSFYNAPWEKRVDLAKQLMDIAEQLTNNDFDFALYLLDVSFDNFAVGPRDGKVIVVDAENVIVADKRLIKQNKPENYDVWYESRYEECDKEACLSFSKDILCSRVTVDHNYYAICQNLLSRFATWRGTTGGLLHDPPLDIVKDGHLTALLDECTRPQKHYGRFQAAKELREYLTHLTQLSNTNR is encoded by the exons ATGGTGGCAGTGAATTATGTGGGTGAGGAGCTCTGGAGCTTCTACAATGCACCCTGGGAGAAAAGAGTGGATCTGGCCAAGCAGCTGATGGACATCGCCGAGCAGCTGACCAACAACGACTTTGACTTTGCCCTTTATCTCCTGGACGTCAGCttcgacaactttgccgtcgggcCCCGTGACGGCAAAGTCATCGTCGTTGATGCGGAAAACGTCATCGTGGCGGACAAGAGATTGATAAAACAGA ATAAACCAGAGAACTATGATGTCTGGTACGAGAGCCGCTATGAGGAATGCGACAAAGAAGCCTGTCTCTCCTTCTCCAAGGACATCCTCTGCTCACGAGTCACCGTTGACCACAACTACTATGCTATCTGTCAGAACCTGCTCTCCAGATTCGCCACCTGGCGAGGCACCACTGGTGGTCTCCTCCACGACCCCCCGCTTGACATAGTGAAAGACGGGCACCTCACTGCCCTCCTTGATGAGTGCACGAGGCCTCAGAAACATTACGGTCGCTTCCAGGCAGCTAAAGAACTGCGGGAGTACCTGACACATCTCACACAGCTGAGCAATACAAACAGGTAG